One window of the Mycobacterium xenopi genome contains the following:
- a CDS encoding methyltransferase: MSQSARSATANVPPALLARGLERIRHYLYRLYQRLTPAPAAMMEMIIAAWTSQAITAAAQLGVADALADGPLLIDDLAARVGADTDALRRLLRALISRGIFRHRGDGRYELNSLAHTLRSDAPASMACAARFYGSHEQRTRWTLLVDSVRTGNTVVPTLHGKASFDYFAEQPEHADLFNQTMTSISELTTAPVVAGYDFSAYSTIVDVGGGQGQLLAAILAATPGSRGILYDLPWVVAGAPKLLRERDVADRACVAEGSFFDSVPGGGNAYILKNIIHDWPDDQAVHILRNVRAVAAPGTTVLLIELVIPEHDRDFPGKWADLEMLLNLGSRERTAAEYRELLSQAGFRMTRVVRTAAPLSVVEAKAG; the protein is encoded by the coding sequence GTGAGCCAATCCGCGCGCTCGGCGACAGCAAACGTGCCACCTGCCCTGCTTGCCCGCGGCCTCGAGCGCATTCGCCACTACCTGTACCGGCTCTATCAACGCCTCACGCCTGCGCCGGCGGCGATGATGGAAATGATCATTGCCGCCTGGACGTCGCAGGCGATCACCGCCGCGGCCCAACTTGGCGTCGCCGATGCCCTCGCCGACGGGCCACTGCTCATCGACGACCTGGCGGCACGGGTGGGCGCGGACACCGATGCGCTGCGTCGGCTGCTGCGGGCGCTGATCAGCCGCGGCATCTTCCGTCACCGCGGTGATGGTCGCTACGAGCTGAATTCTCTTGCCCACACCCTGCGTTCAGATGCACCGGCGTCGATGGCGTGCGCGGCGCGGTTCTACGGCTCGCACGAGCAGCGCACACGATGGACCCTGCTGGTGGATTCGGTTCGGACCGGCAATACGGTCGTGCCGACGTTGCACGGTAAGGCGAGCTTCGACTACTTCGCCGAGCAGCCCGAGCATGCTGACCTGTTCAACCAGACCATGACAAGTATTTCGGAACTGACCACCGCGCCGGTGGTCGCGGGCTACGACTTCAGCGCCTATTCGACGATCGTCGACGTCGGTGGCGGCCAGGGCCAACTGCTCGCCGCCATCCTGGCGGCGACGCCGGGTTCGCGTGGCATCCTCTACGACCTGCCGTGGGTGGTCGCGGGCGCACCGAAGCTGTTGCGCGAGCGCGATGTTGCCGACCGGGCATGCGTCGCGGAGGGGTCGTTTTTCGACAGCGTCCCAGGCGGTGGAAACGCTTACATCCTCAAGAACATCATCCACGACTGGCCCGACGATCAGGCGGTGCACATCCTGCGCAACGTACGCGCGGTAGCCGCCCCGGGGACCACGGTGTTGCTGATCGAACTGGTCATTCCCGAGCATGACCGTGACTTCCCCGGGAAATGGGCTGACCTGGAGATGCTGCTGAATTTGGGCTCACGGGAACGCACCGCAGCCGAATATCGGGAGTTGCTCAGCCAAGCGGGATTTCGGATGACGCGGGTGGTGCGCACCGCCGCACCGCTTAGCGTGGTGGAGGCGAAGGCCGGATGA
- a CDS encoding SRPBCC family protein, producing the protein MSLPALEDIVAHTGTTEPIDGVIRIETSPRQNATPIIMEMMRSVYPHDQVFGEYCTVNDYIECPPDELFEYMADTRSLEEWTYSLRGFTPTDEPGLWLAYDRLGSDTKIYTRTIANAAARTVDYHCAWDQGKHLWMIYMMRVVDAQLVFDKPGAVVLWTNCHHPFYDHNPYPETAPPQRPVWVGDFWDMFGAGHRLELNNLKAIAEYRHRHGLPITPAWMR; encoded by the coding sequence ATGTCGCTGCCAGCACTTGAGGACATTGTCGCTCACACCGGCACGACCGAACCTATCGACGGTGTCATCCGGATCGAAACCAGCCCCCGGCAGAATGCCACGCCGATCATCATGGAAATGATGCGGTCGGTGTATCCGCACGACCAGGTGTTCGGCGAGTACTGCACGGTCAACGATTACATCGAATGCCCACCCGACGAGCTGTTCGAGTACATGGCCGACACCCGCAGCCTGGAGGAGTGGACCTACAGCCTGCGCGGTTTCACGCCCACGGACGAGCCCGGCCTCTGGCTTGCCTACGACCGGCTCGGGTCGGACACCAAGATTTACACGCGCACGATCGCCAACGCGGCGGCCCGCACGGTCGACTATCACTGCGCGTGGGATCAGGGCAAGCACCTGTGGATGATCTACATGATGCGGGTGGTCGACGCGCAGCTGGTGTTCGACAAGCCGGGCGCGGTGGTGTTGTGGACGAACTGCCATCACCCGTTCTACGACCACAACCCCTACCCGGAGACCGCCCCGCCGCAGCGGCCGGTGTGGGTCGGCGACTTCTGGGACATGTTCGGCGCCGGGCATCGGCTGGAGCTGAACAACCTCAAGGCGATTGCCGAATACCGACATCGCCACGGCCTGCCGATTACCCCTGCCTGGATGCGATGA
- a CDS encoding ABC transporter ATP-binding protein: MSIELRNVVREYQVGGQAVRALDDISLQLWGGQFVSVVGPSGAGKSTLLHLLGALDCPDLGSITFDGEQIGRLSDQQRSVFRHHRVGFIFQFFNLLPSLSAWENVAVPKLLDGVRLGKAKPAAVRLLDRVGLGNRAEHRPAELSGGQMQRVAIARALMMDPPLILADEPTGNLDSATGAAILELLADVAHEDGRSRLVVMVTHNLAAAAATDRVITLQDGRLGSDELTVARSRLGLPRFWATNGRRRRDRMPRP; this comes from the coding sequence CTGAGCATCGAGCTGCGCAACGTGGTGCGCGAATACCAGGTCGGCGGTCAGGCGGTGCGGGCACTCGACGACATCAGCCTGCAACTGTGGGGTGGGCAGTTCGTGTCGGTGGTCGGACCGTCGGGGGCGGGCAAGAGCACCCTGCTGCACCTGCTCGGCGCGTTGGACTGCCCGGATTTGGGATCGATCACGTTCGACGGCGAGCAAATCGGTCGTCTCAGCGACCAGCAGCGGTCGGTGTTTCGCCATCACCGTGTGGGGTTCATCTTCCAGTTCTTCAACCTGCTGCCGTCGCTGTCGGCGTGGGAGAACGTGGCGGTCCCGAAGCTGCTCGACGGTGTCCGGCTGGGCAAGGCCAAACCCGCTGCGGTTCGGCTGTTGGACCGGGTCGGGCTCGGCAACCGCGCCGAGCACCGACCGGCGGAACTGTCCGGCGGCCAGATGCAGCGGGTCGCGATAGCGCGGGCGTTGATGATGGACCCCCCGCTGATCCTGGCCGACGAACCGACCGGCAACCTGGATTCCGCAACCGGTGCCGCGATATTGGAGCTTCTTGCCGACGTGGCCCACGAGGACGGCCGCAGCCGGCTGGTGGTGATGGTGACCCACAACTTGGCCGCCGCGGCGGCCACTGATCGAGTGATCACCCTGCAGGATGGTCGGCTCGGTTCCGACGAGTTGACCGTTGCGCGGAGTCGGCTCGGGCTACCCCGGTTCTGGGCCACCAATGGCCGACGACGACGCGATCGGATGCCCCGGCCGTGA
- a CDS encoding FtsX-like permease family protein, with product MSGLPGDRVVRRRAGAAAAASRLRLFSVRELLVHRRRTIASITVMAIAAAYLVAVFGIFGSITGSVNRLADGIAGIAALEVSGITDAGFPDAIASDVAAVPGVATAAPMIRTAAFTPSGPVLLFGADEKSAALRGALKDAVGVQPATPSGVTDGVQVGPAVGYARGERFQLGSAEVTVTAVLEGKQLAALNGGHYVLAPLPLAQKITGRPRQLDSILVTIKPGADRAVVRTSITKAVNGRAIVADPSMRATRAGDGVRLMNYMSLIGAAVALVVGAFLIYTTMTMAIAQRRPVISILRAIGGRRETIVCDMLLEAAVLGLLGGAIGSVMGILMGRTAIGRLPPAMTQGLEARVQYWLPGYAIPAALTATVLTSVAASAMAARQVYRVSPIEALAPVGVSAADRVPRWLRIASGFGAVAVLGASVLLAFGRHGTFSFVAALAVLCAEIALGFAFTVPIVKATAAAAQPFGTVGALAAATIERAPRRVWATVMTVLIAVVTTIVITGTNTDMIRSARAVFAPVTNVDVWVSADPPDRYPTDALPQGLTERLAAVPGVAQVVEGACGFADVGGTRVLLDGFSRGTDDALYRALDEQVRNEVLAGRGVVLTQNLGKTLGVGVGDGLRLQTPHGPRQAAVLALVPYFSTVIGTVGMDLDHLRAWFDRPAATTLQIFAAPGADRARLLADVRRVVPAPNYVYDGRVALSGLEAPLHQSMFIANAVWMIVVFVAAVAVLNTLTLSVLERRRELGVLRAMGSSRRFALRMVLAEAAGIGVVGGVLGLVLGVTDQWLYSLVSTDIMNFDVAFRPNPVAVAFTAGAVVLSLLGSVPPALRAARLNIIEAISAE from the coding sequence GTGAGCGGCTTGCCGGGTGATCGCGTGGTGAGGCGCCGGGCGGGGGCAGCCGCCGCGGCGAGCCGGCTTCGGCTGTTCAGCGTTCGCGAACTCCTCGTGCACCGTCGCCGCACGATCGCATCGATAACCGTGATGGCAATAGCCGCAGCGTATTTGGTCGCCGTATTCGGCATCTTCGGGTCGATCACCGGGTCGGTCAACCGGTTGGCCGACGGGATTGCCGGCATCGCCGCGCTCGAGGTGTCGGGCATCACCGACGCGGGATTCCCCGACGCGATAGCCAGCGATGTCGCCGCAGTTCCCGGTGTCGCCACCGCGGCGCCGATGATCCGGACGGCTGCGTTCACACCCTCGGGTCCGGTGCTGTTGTTCGGCGCGGACGAGAAAAGTGCCGCGTTGCGCGGCGCTCTGAAAGACGCTGTCGGGGTCCAGCCAGCGACACCGTCAGGGGTAACCGACGGTGTCCAGGTCGGGCCGGCCGTCGGCTATGCGAGGGGCGAGCGCTTCCAGCTGGGCTCAGCGGAGGTCACCGTCACAGCAGTGCTGGAGGGCAAGCAACTGGCAGCGCTGAACGGCGGACACTATGTCCTGGCTCCACTTCCCTTGGCGCAGAAGATTACTGGTCGACCACGCCAACTCGATTCGATACTCGTCACCATCAAACCGGGCGCGGATCGCGCCGTGGTCCGCACCTCGATCACCAAAGCGGTGAACGGCCGGGCGATCGTCGCGGACCCGAGCATGCGGGCAACCCGCGCCGGCGACGGCGTCAGGCTGATGAACTACATGTCGCTGATCGGCGCGGCGGTTGCGTTGGTGGTGGGTGCGTTTTTGATCTACACCACGATGACGATGGCGATTGCCCAACGCCGGCCGGTCATCTCGATACTGCGCGCGATCGGCGGCCGGCGCGAAACCATCGTGTGCGACATGCTGTTGGAGGCTGCGGTTCTCGGGCTGCTCGGCGGCGCCATAGGGTCGGTTATGGGGATTCTCATGGGCCGTACCGCAATTGGCCGATTGCCACCAGCAATGACCCAAGGGCTGGAAGCACGCGTGCAGTACTGGCTGCCCGGCTACGCGATACCAGCAGCCTTGACGGCGACCGTGCTCACCAGCGTGGCCGCATCGGCGATGGCGGCGCGACAGGTATACCGGGTGTCGCCGATCGAGGCGTTGGCGCCGGTCGGGGTGTCAGCGGCCGACCGCGTGCCACGATGGCTGCGGATCGCAAGCGGGTTCGGCGCCGTCGCGGTGCTGGGCGCCTCGGTCCTGCTCGCCTTCGGCCGGCACGGCACATTCTCGTTCGTGGCAGCACTCGCTGTACTTTGTGCCGAGATCGCGCTCGGCTTTGCTTTCACCGTGCCGATCGTCAAGGCCACAGCCGCGGCTGCTCAACCGTTCGGAACGGTCGGGGCACTGGCGGCGGCCACCATCGAGCGGGCGCCGCGGCGGGTATGGGCCACCGTGATGACCGTGCTCATCGCGGTCGTTACGACCATCGTGATTACCGGCACCAACACCGACATGATCCGGTCCGCCCGCGCGGTCTTCGCGCCGGTCACCAATGTTGACGTGTGGGTCAGCGCGGATCCTCCTGACCGCTATCCCACAGACGCTCTGCCGCAGGGTCTTACCGAAAGACTGGCCGCAGTGCCGGGCGTAGCGCAAGTCGTCGAGGGGGCATGTGGATTCGCTGACGTCGGTGGCACTCGCGTGCTGCTCGACGGGTTTTCCCGCGGGACCGACGATGCGCTCTATCGCGCGCTGGATGAACAGGTACGCAACGAGGTTCTGGCCGGCCGCGGCGTGGTGCTCACCCAAAATCTCGGCAAGACCCTGGGTGTCGGGGTCGGCGACGGTTTGCGGCTACAAACGCCACACGGCCCGCGGCAGGCTGCGGTGCTGGCTTTGGTTCCGTACTTCTCGACCGTCATCGGCACCGTCGGGATGGACCTCGACCACTTGCGGGCCTGGTTCGACCGTCCTGCGGCGACAACACTGCAGATCTTCGCCGCGCCGGGCGCAGATCGCGCGCGACTGTTGGCAGATGTCCGCCGCGTCGTGCCCGCACCCAACTACGTTTACGACGGCCGTGTCGCGCTTTCCGGCCTCGAGGCGCCGCTGCACCAGAGCATGTTCATCGCCAACGCGGTATGGATGATCGTGGTGTTCGTCGCCGCCGTCGCGGTCCTGAACACGTTGACGCTTTCGGTGCTGGAAAGGCGCCGAGAGCTCGGCGTGCTGCGGGCGATGGGGTCTAGCCGTCGGTTCGCGCTGCGAATGGTTCTGGCCGAGGCCGCGGGTATCGGTGTCGTCGGTGGCGTCTTGGGATTGGTTCTCGGTGTGACCGACCAGTGGCTCTACAGCCTTGTCAGCACGGACATCATGAACTTCGACGTAGCTTTCCGGCCGAACCCGGTCGCGGTCGCGTTCACCGCGGGCGCGGTGGTGCTGAGCCTGCTCGGCTCGGTGCCGCCCGCGCTGCGCGCCGCGCGGTTGAACATCATCGAGGCGATCAGCGCCGAATAA
- a CDS encoding DUF4389 domain-containing protein: MGPVNHPDEPVRVRGGIDAPSRWLWLVKWCVLAVPHYPILILLYLVYLLLTVVAGVAILFTGRYPRPIFDFNVGVLRWSWRVMNYRFPMNTTDKYPPFTLASRPDYPGDLEVDYPQRLRRWGVLVKWWLLGLPQILVCWAMEPLLQLVCVIAPVWLLSTGTVSQGMFDFLMGMVRWRYRVAVYVSLMRDEYPPFRMDLGSR, from the coding sequence ATGGGACCGGTGAACCACCCGGATGAGCCCGTCCGGGTACGCGGTGGTATCGACGCGCCGTCACGCTGGCTCTGGCTTGTCAAATGGTGCGTGCTGGCCGTGCCGCACTATCCCATATTGATCCTGCTCTACCTGGTGTATCTGCTGCTGACCGTCGTCGCCGGCGTCGCCATCTTGTTCACCGGCCGCTATCCCCGCCCCATCTTCGACTTCAACGTGGGGGTGCTGCGCTGGTCGTGGCGGGTCATGAACTATCGATTCCCGATGAACACCACCGACAAGTATCCGCCTTTCACGCTGGCGTCTCGGCCCGACTACCCAGGCGATCTCGAGGTCGACTACCCGCAGCGACTCCGGAGATGGGGCGTGCTGGTGAAGTGGTGGCTGTTGGGGCTGCCCCAGATACTGGTGTGCTGGGCGATGGAGCCGCTGCTGCAGCTGGTCTGCGTCATCGCCCCGGTGTGGTTGTTGTCCACCGGCACGGTCTCGCAGGGCATGTTCGATTTCCTGATGGGGATGGTTCGATGGCGATATCGCGTGGCCGTGTATGTCTCGTTGATGCGTGACGAATATCCGCCATTCCGAATGGATCTGGGCAGCAGATGA
- a CDS encoding FAD-dependent oxidoreductase — MPIARAPSTRPLRILVVGAGVGGLSVARGLLRDGHDVTVFEQRPHVTPGGGAVTIWSNGATVLRQLGVDMEGAGQLISTVRVHTFRGHPITRLDVTAIADRLGEPVRMVPRRVLLERLMDGFPGERVRCNARAVEVLNTGTGARIEFADGSSAEGDVLIGADGVHSVVREFVGAQRVRPTGWCSWQGLATLPEIADKHVALMMIGEHANLGLWPAGGWALQWWFDLPWSPECVRPQRPLDMIRSNFTGWADCVDELLATLTDEDLAPSPFPHFRHPIPRAGQGAVTLLGDAAHTMPPTLAQGTNQALLDTMVLCKALSDFCPDVPGALRWYENTRRHKVKAVSWLTTQQVSRSEAALKPVAMVPDRFTTWALTTFLRWTSHSKMSAQISRDLYARDNHPVVPQLSTAVNPSGGAEHGTGEPPG, encoded by the coding sequence ATGCCAATAGCGCGCGCCCCGTCGACTCGCCCGCTTCGGATCCTCGTGGTCGGCGCGGGCGTGGGCGGCCTGTCGGTGGCTCGGGGTTTGTTGCGCGACGGCCATGACGTCACCGTGTTCGAACAGCGCCCTCATGTGACCCCCGGCGGCGGCGCCGTGACCATTTGGTCGAATGGCGCGACGGTGCTGCGGCAGCTGGGTGTCGACATGGAGGGGGCCGGCCAGCTGATTTCCACCGTGCGGGTCCACACATTCCGGGGTCATCCGATCACCCGTTTGGACGTGACAGCGATCGCGGACCGGCTCGGCGAGCCGGTCCGGATGGTCCCCCGGCGAGTCCTGCTGGAACGGCTAATGGACGGCTTTCCTGGCGAGCGCGTCAGATGCAACGCGCGTGCCGTCGAGGTACTCAACACCGGCACCGGAGCTCGGATCGAGTTCGCCGACGGCAGCTCGGCCGAAGGCGACGTGCTGATCGGCGCGGACGGAGTGCACTCCGTGGTGCGCGAATTCGTTGGCGCACAACGCGTCAGGCCCACCGGCTGGTGCAGCTGGCAGGGCCTGGCCACCCTTCCGGAGATTGCCGACAAGCACGTCGCACTGATGATGATCGGCGAGCACGCAAACCTTGGCCTGTGGCCGGCCGGAGGGTGGGCCCTGCAGTGGTGGTTCGACCTGCCGTGGTCTCCGGAGTGTGTCAGACCGCAACGTCCGCTCGACATGATCCGATCCAACTTCACCGGATGGGCCGATTGCGTCGATGAACTACTTGCCACCTTGACCGACGAGGATTTGGCCCCGTCGCCGTTCCCGCATTTTCGGCACCCGATTCCGCGTGCGGGCCAAGGCGCTGTGACGTTGCTCGGTGACGCCGCGCATACGATGCCGCCAACGCTGGCGCAAGGAACCAATCAAGCGCTGCTCGACACGATGGTGTTGTGCAAGGCGCTTTCGGATTTTTGCCCCGATGTCCCCGGCGCGCTGCGCTGGTATGAAAACACCCGGCGACACAAAGTCAAGGCCGTGTCGTGGTTGACCACCCAGCAGGTATCCCGCAGCGAAGCTGCGCTGAAACCGGTGGCAATGGTTCCGGACCGGTTCACGACGTGGGCACTGACCACGTTTCTGCGCTGGACCAGTCACAGCAAGATGTCGGCGCAGATCAGTCGAGACCTCTACGCCCGCGACAACCATCCCGTCGTGCCCCAGTTGTCGACGGCGGTGAACCCGTCAGGAGGTGCCGAGCATGGGACCGGTGAACCACCCGGATGA
- a CDS encoding CoA-acylating methylmalonate-semialdehyde dehydrogenase: protein MTERIPHFIDGHRTTGQSQRTADVFNPNTGQVQALVPMAGTTEVDAAVASAVEAQKGWATWNPQRRARVMMRFIELVNQHTDELAEMLSLEHGKTLADSRGDIQRGIEVIEFCIGIPHLLKGEYSEGAGPGIDVYSLRQPLGVVAGITPFNFPAMIPLWKAGPALACGNAFILKPSERDPSVPVRLAELFIEAGLPPGVFQVVHGDKEAVDAILAHPDIKAVGFVGSSDIAAYIYATAAAHGKRSQCFGGAKNHMIVMPDADLDQAVDALIGAGYGSAGERCMAVSVAVPVGEQTAERLRGRLVERINNLRVGHSLDPKADYGPLVTEAALKRVRDYIGQGVAAGAEIVVDGRERASDDLAFGDANLEGGFFIGPTLFDHVTPDMSIYTDEIFGPVLCMVRAHDYEEALRLPSEHEYGNGVAIFTRDGDTARDFTSRVQVGMVGVNVPIPVPVAYHTFGGWKRSGFGDLNQHGPASIQFYTKVKTVTSRWPSGIKDGAEFVIPTMK, encoded by the coding sequence ATGACCGAACGGATTCCGCATTTCATCGACGGCCACCGTACGACCGGGCAGTCGCAGCGCACCGCCGACGTGTTCAATCCCAACACCGGCCAAGTGCAGGCGCTGGTTCCCATGGCCGGCACGACCGAGGTCGACGCAGCGGTGGCATCGGCCGTCGAGGCGCAGAAGGGCTGGGCGACGTGGAACCCGCAGCGGCGGGCGCGGGTCATGATGCGGTTCATCGAGCTGGTCAACCAGCACACCGACGAGCTGGCCGAGATGCTCTCGCTCGAGCACGGCAAGACACTGGCCGACTCCCGCGGTGACATCCAGCGCGGCATCGAGGTGATCGAGTTTTGCATCGGTATCCCGCATCTGCTCAAGGGCGAATACAGCGAGGGCGCCGGGCCGGGCATCGACGTGTACTCGCTGCGTCAGCCGCTGGGCGTGGTCGCCGGGATCACCCCGTTCAACTTCCCGGCGATGATCCCGCTGTGGAAGGCCGGCCCGGCGCTGGCGTGTGGAAATGCGTTCATTCTCAAGCCTTCCGAGCGCGACCCGTCGGTCCCGGTGCGGCTGGCCGAGTTGTTCATCGAAGCGGGCCTGCCGCCCGGGGTGTTCCAGGTCGTGCACGGCGACAAGGAAGCCGTCGACGCCATCTTGGCCCATCCCGACATCAAGGCCGTCGGCTTTGTCGGCAGTTCCGATATCGCGGCCTACATCTACGCGACCGCGGCCGCGCACGGGAAGCGCTCGCAATGCTTCGGCGGCGCCAAGAACCACATGATCGTGATGCCCGACGCCGACCTCGACCAGGCAGTGGACGCGCTGATCGGCGCCGGATATGGCAGCGCCGGCGAACGCTGCATGGCCGTCAGCGTTGCCGTGCCGGTCGGCGAGCAGACCGCAGAACGGTTGCGCGGCAGGCTGGTTGAGCGCATCAACAACCTGCGGGTCGGCCACAGCCTTGACCCGAAGGCCGACTACGGTCCGCTGGTCACGGAGGCTGCGCTCAAACGGGTGCGCGATTACATCGGCCAAGGTGTGGCCGCCGGCGCAGAAATCGTCGTCGACGGGCGGGAACGCGCCAGCGACGACTTGGCGTTCGGCGACGCCAACCTCGAGGGCGGCTTCTTCATCGGGCCGACCCTGTTCGACCACGTCACCCCCGACATGTCGATCTACACCGACGAGATCTTCGGACCGGTGCTGTGCATGGTCCGCGCCCACGACTACGAGGAGGCGCTGCGGCTGCCTTCGGAGCATGAATACGGCAACGGGGTGGCCATCTTCACCCGCGACGGTGACACCGCCCGCGACTTCACCTCGCGCGTGCAGGTCGGCATGGTCGGCGTCAACGTGCCAATCCCGGTGCCGGTGGCCTACCACACCTTCGGCGGCTGGAAGCGCTCCGGATTCGGCGATCTCAACCAGCACGGCCCGGCGTCGATCCAGTTCTACACCAAGGTCAAAACGGTGACGTCGCGCTGGCCGTCGGGCATCAAGGATGGCGCAGAGTTCGTCATCCCGACGATGAAGTAA
- a CDS encoding acyl-CoA dehydrogenase family protein: MQFFGLDDDERVITETAAAFAERRLAPNALEWDATNHFPIDVLREAAGLGMAAIYCREDVGGSGLRRLDGVRIFEQLATGDPTTAAFLSIHNMCAWMIDSFGTPEQRKAWLPRLASMDVVASYCLTEPGAGSDASALSTRAVKEGGDYVLDGVKQFISGAGTSDVYVVMARTGGEGPRGISAFIVEKDTAGLSFGAHEAKMGWHAQPTAQVVLDGVRVPADAMLGGADGEGAGFSIAMNGLNGGRLNIAACSLGGAQAAFDKATSYLLHRQAFGMTLLDEPTIRFTLADMATALETSRMLLWRAASALDDDAADKVELCAMAKRYVTDACFDVADKALQLHGGYGYLREYGLEKIVRDLRVHRILEGTNEIMRVVIGRAEAARVRATV, encoded by the coding sequence ATGCAATTCTTCGGTCTCGACGACGACGAGCGGGTTATCACCGAGACGGCGGCGGCGTTCGCCGAAAGACGCCTGGCGCCAAATGCGTTGGAGTGGGACGCCACCAACCACTTCCCAATCGACGTGCTGCGAGAGGCGGCCGGTCTGGGCATGGCGGCCATCTACTGCCGCGAGGACGTGGGCGGCAGCGGTTTGCGCCGGCTCGACGGGGTTCGGATCTTCGAACAGTTGGCCACCGGCGATCCCACCACCGCCGCATTCTTGTCGATCCACAACATGTGCGCGTGGATGATCGACAGCTTCGGCACACCAGAACAACGCAAAGCCTGGTTGCCGAGGCTGGCATCGATGGATGTCGTCGCCAGCTACTGTTTGACCGAGCCGGGCGCAGGCTCGGATGCCAGCGCGCTGAGCACCCGCGCCGTCAAGGAGGGTGGCGACTACGTGCTCGACGGGGTTAAGCAGTTCATCTCCGGGGCGGGCACCTCCGACGTGTACGTGGTGATGGCGCGCACCGGCGGCGAGGGACCCCGCGGCATTTCGGCCTTCATCGTCGAAAAAGACACTGCCGGGCTCAGTTTCGGAGCCCATGAGGCGAAGATGGGCTGGCACGCGCAGCCGACGGCCCAAGTGGTGCTGGACGGGGTGCGGGTGCCGGCCGATGCGATGCTGGGCGGCGCCGACGGGGAGGGGGCCGGCTTTTCGATCGCGATGAACGGCCTCAACGGTGGGCGTCTCAACATCGCGGCGTGCTCGCTCGGCGGCGCTCAGGCCGCGTTCGACAAGGCGACGTCGTATCTGCTGCACCGGCAGGCGTTCGGTATGACCCTGCTCGACGAGCCGACCATCCGCTTCACCTTGGCGGATATGGCCACCGCGCTGGAGACATCGCGAATGTTGTTGTGGCGGGCGGCAAGTGCACTCGACGACGACGCCGCCGACAAGGTGGAGCTGTGCGCGATGGCCAAACGCTATGTCACCGACGCATGCTTCGACGTGGCCGACAAGGCACTGCAGCTGCACGGCGGCTACGGTTACCTGCGGGAGTACGGTCTGGAGAAGATCGTCCGTGACCTGCGCGTGCACCGCATCCTGGAAGGAACCAACGAAATCATGCGGGTGGTTATCGGTCGGGCAGAGGCCGCTCGGGTCCGCGCCACCGTATAA
- the mmsB gene encoding 3-hydroxyisobutyrate dehydrogenase — protein MTTIAFLGLGHMGGPMSANLVAAGHFVRGFDPMPTAAAAATKNGVAVFDGGPDAVADADVVITMLPNGDVVKRCYAEVLPAAQQGALFIDSSTISVNDAREVHALAESRGFAQLDAPVSGGVRGAVAGTLAFMVGGDESALQRARPVLEPMAGKVIHCGGPGAGQAAKLCNNMVLAVHQIAIAEAFVLAEKLGLSARSLFDVITGATGNCWAVHTNCPVPGLVPTSPANNDFAPGFATALMNKDLSLAMQAVASTGAAAPLGSHAADIYAKFAVDHADKDFSAVIEMLRQS, from the coding sequence ATGACGACGATCGCGTTTTTGGGGCTGGGCCACATGGGCGGCCCAATGTCGGCCAATCTGGTGGCCGCTGGCCATTTCGTCCGTGGCTTCGACCCGATGCCCACCGCCGCGGCGGCTGCCACCAAAAACGGTGTCGCGGTGTTCGACGGCGGCCCGGACGCGGTGGCCGACGCCGACGTGGTGATCACCATGCTGCCCAACGGAGACGTGGTCAAGCGCTGCTACGCCGAGGTGCTGCCCGCCGCCCAGCAAGGCGCGCTGTTCATCGACAGCTCGACGATCTCCGTCAACGACGCCCGCGAGGTGCACGCGCTGGCTGAATCGCGGGGTTTCGCCCAACTCGACGCACCGGTCTCCGGCGGGGTGCGCGGCGCCGTCGCCGGGACGCTGGCGTTCATGGTCGGCGGTGACGAATCCGCGCTGCAGCGGGCACGGCCAGTGCTAGAACCCATGGCCGGCAAGGTCATTCACTGCGGTGGACCTGGTGCCGGTCAGGCCGCCAAGCTGTGCAACAACATGGTGCTGGCCGTGCATCAAATTGCGATCGCCGAGGCGTTCGTGCTGGCCGAAAAGCTCGGCCTGTCGGCGCGGTCGTTGTTCGACGTGATCACCGGCGCGACCGGCAACTGCTGGGCGGTGCATACCAACTGTCCGGTGCCGGGCCTGGTTCCGACATCGCCGGCCAACAACGACTTCGCACCGGGTTTCGCCACCGCGCTGATGAACAAGGATCTGAGCCTGGCGATGCAGGCGGTGGCCTCGACCGGCGCGGCCGCGCCGCTGGGCAGCCATGCCGCCGACATCTACGCCAAGTTCGCGGTCGACCACGCCGACAAAGACTTCAGCGCGGTGATCGAGATGCTACGGCAGTCCTGA